Proteins encoded together in one Lathyrus oleraceus cultivar Zhongwan6 chromosome 5, CAAS_Psat_ZW6_1.0, whole genome shotgun sequence window:
- the LOC127086323 gene encoding uncharacterized protein LOC127086323, whose amino-acid sequence MAAATTSFGTACCLRRVTHAFALSHLRTNANLSFQTTLTSHLLSLSTSSDSSASKAVQASKGEVDVLLKGVGEKSVANEVKHVLEMARRASLKREILHTNFLTPPVLKESMQVLETLADVKALVQGGYPQAERCRISVGHPDELTSDPDVISALSVTGNFQFEPCSHGDFLGSILGTGIAREKLGDIILQGEQGAQIIVVPELVEFLMIALDKVRNVPVTCTKIPLISLDYEPPRTKSFKTIEASLRVDAVASAGFKISRSKLVDMISNGDVRINWIPITTKGTTIKSGDLVSVSGMGRLKIGEVNTTKKGKFAVELIRYL is encoded by the exons ATGGCTGCTGCTACCACTAGCTTTGGAACTGCCTGCTGTCTTAGAAGAGTAACTCACGCTTTCGCACTTTCTCATCTCCGCACCAATGCCAATCTCTCTTTTCAAACCACCCTTACCTCTCATCTTCTCTCCCTTTCCACTTCTTCAG ATTCAAGTGCAAGCAAAGCAGTACAAGCTTCAAAAGGAGAAGTTGATGTACTGCTCAAGGGAGTTGGGGAGAAAAGTGTAGCAAATGAAGTGAAGCATGTTCTTGAGATG GCTAGACGAGCATCATTAAAACGAGAGATTCTCCATACAAATTTCCTAACCCCTCCAGTGTTGAAGGAATCTATGCAAGTATTGGAAACATTAGCGGACGTTAAAGCATTGGTGCAAGGAGGTTATCCACAG GCTGAACGATGCCGGATTTCTGTTGGACATCCAGATGAACTGACAAGTGATCCGGATGTTATTTCGGCTTTGAG CGTTACGGGGAACTTCCAGTTTGAACCTTGCTCTCATGGTGACTTCCTTGGTTCAATTCTTGGTACGGGAATTGCTAGGGAGAAACTTGGAGATATTATATTGCAG GGAGAACAGGGTGCTCAGATAATTGTTGTACCAGAACTAGTTGAATTTCTTATGATAGCACTGGATAAG GTTCGAAATGTTCCTGTAACCTGCACCAAGATACCATTAATTTCTCTTGATTATGAACCACCAAG AACGAAATCATTCAAAACTATAGAAGCATCACTAAGAGTTGATGCGGTAGCTAGTGCAGGATTTAAGATTTCACGTTCAAAGCTAGTTGACATGATCAG CAATGGCGATGTACGTATCAACTGGATCCCGATTACTACGAAAGGAACAACAATCAAGAGCGGAGATCTTGTATCAGTTAGTGGAATGGGAAGATTAAAG ATAGGAGAAGTTAACACCACAAAGAAAGGAAAGTTTGCAGTGGAGCTCATTCGATATCTGTAG